A genome region from Pirellulales bacterium includes the following:
- a CDS encoding DUF4838 domain-containing protein, whose product MLRQTRRVGFMATLSALLVVLGSTATFSQATLVRDGKVRAVVVTAAKPSQVAAYAVEELVNHVRQATGQQLPVAVETDIPTGFDSRVFVGVCAAAQKQGIDADQLAIEEYVIRTVGNDLYVVGKELFPEQYHGTRPLYSEPWNPLSMECVHSGTLLGVYELLEGDLGVRWLWPGDLGTYVPRRDTVVIPASEKTVKPRLLYRNLGGWDLPQIFLTGSYFGRKVARNYRVGGMSEEFVSKLVFPTEEAGYSYGKAVETYNRRHRRVTQIENPRCLLGSHVIAGVTDWWETYGKEHPEWFAMRDDGQRGLKTLRAGAWTPLCVSNPQLHHCIVEQAWDGSGILTLGEADAAGESMCHCPQCLAWDGPQQTGFPEDFRLLKYTPRAMGDRYARYWKTVYDLAVKRNPDVKVGVYMYHNTLPGPVTDVKLGKNVFGEFVIYGSRDGWYPMSTEEDQWYRDQWLAWEKTGMSLVYGPNYLLNSYATPNVTTRQSGEFFRFAAQHGLVGTSFRSYTFSWAAHGPMAYMHHRLLWSPELDIESIRQEYFSAFGPAAANIERYFDYWENYASTRPPVRDISNDPRGALERLKRIRGHYLAYPPAVYAPAEAILVEALAAARQDPLPEFAQRVEFLQAGLKHALLSTRLQEFLDFESPSAERGSAPTDPAKLKQARQAMQDVIAFRRDPRNQFVSDYISNASVEKNQIINIETLYQGEPGAEESLFKDDAN is encoded by the coding sequence ATGCTGAGACAAACACGCCGCGTAGGATTTATGGCAACGCTGAGCGCGCTATTGGTCGTACTGGGCAGCACCGCGACCTTTTCCCAAGCCACACTCGTGCGCGACGGAAAGGTGCGGGCTGTCGTGGTGACTGCCGCCAAGCCATCTCAGGTGGCCGCCTACGCGGTCGAAGAGTTGGTCAATCACGTCAGGCAGGCCACGGGGCAGCAATTGCCCGTGGCAGTCGAAACCGACATCCCCACAGGTTTCGACAGCCGGGTTTTCGTCGGTGTCTGCGCTGCGGCTCAAAAACAAGGAATCGATGCCGACCAGCTTGCCATCGAAGAGTACGTGATTCGCACCGTGGGCAACGATCTGTACGTCGTCGGAAAGGAATTGTTTCCCGAGCAATATCACGGCACGCGTCCGCTTTATTCAGAGCCGTGGAATCCGCTGAGCATGGAATGCGTACATAGCGGCACGCTGCTCGGCGTTTACGAGCTGCTCGAAGGCGATCTCGGCGTGCGCTGGCTCTGGCCGGGCGATCTTGGCACCTATGTACCGCGGCGGGACACGGTCGTAATTCCTGCTTCCGAAAAAACCGTCAAGCCCCGGTTGCTCTATCGGAATCTAGGCGGATGGGACTTGCCGCAAATATTCCTTACTGGTTCCTACTTTGGCAGAAAGGTTGCACGCAACTATCGCGTCGGTGGAATGTCCGAGGAGTTCGTCAGCAAGCTTGTGTTTCCCACTGAGGAGGCAGGCTACAGCTATGGCAAGGCGGTGGAAACCTACAACCGCCGGCATCGCCGAGTGACCCAAATCGAGAATCCGCGCTGTCTCTTGGGGTCGCACGTGATCGCGGGCGTGACAGATTGGTGGGAAACGTACGGCAAAGAGCATCCTGAATGGTTTGCCATGCGCGACGACGGGCAACGTGGGCTGAAAACGCTTCGCGCCGGTGCCTGGACGCCACTCTGCGTCTCGAACCCCCAACTCCACCATTGCATTGTGGAGCAAGCCTGGGATGGCAGCGGCATTTTGACCTTGGGCGAAGCCGATGCCGCCGGCGAAAGTATGTGCCATTGTCCGCAATGCCTGGCCTGGGACGGTCCGCAACAGACCGGCTTCCCCGAGGATTTCCGTCTGTTGAAGTATACGCCGCGCGCCATGGGCGATCGCTACGCTCGCTATTGGAAAACAGTCTACGATCTGGCCGTCAAGCGCAACCCTGATGTCAAAGTTGGCGTCTACATGTATCACAACACGCTGCCTGGACCGGTCACCGACGTCAAGTTGGGTAAGAATGTCTTCGGCGAGTTCGTGATCTACGGCTCTCGGGACGGGTGGTATCCCATGAGCACGGAGGAAGACCAGTGGTATCGCGATCAGTGGCTGGCCTGGGAAAAGACGGGGATGTCGCTCGTTTACGGTCCCAACTATTTGCTGAACAGCTATGCAACGCCCAATGTCACCACACGTCAGTCCGGAGAATTCTTCAGATTCGCCGCTCAGCACGGTTTGGTGGGTACAAGTTTCCGCAGCTATACGTTCAGTTGGGCGGCCCATGGTCCGATGGCTTATATGCACCATCGTTTGCTGTGGAGTCCGGAGCTGGATATTGAGTCGATCAGGCAGGAATATTTTTCCGCTTTTGGACCTGCCGCCGCGAATATCGAACGTTACTTCGATTATTGGGAGAATTACGCCAGTACGCGCCCACCGGTGCGAGATATCAGCAACGACCCCAGGGGCGCTTTGGAACGGCTGAAAAGAATCCGTGGGCATTACCTGGCCTATCCCCCTGCCGTCTATGCTCCTGCCGAAGCAATCCTGGTCGAAGCGCTCGCCGCCGCACGCCAAGATCCGCTCCCCGAGTTTGCCCAGCGCGTCGAGTTCTTGCAGGCTGGGCTGAAACACGCTCTGTTATCCACGCGCCTCCAGGAGTTTCTCGACTTCGAGAGTCCCTCGGCAGAACGCGGTTCGGCTCCGACGGATCCTGCGAAACTCAAGCAGGCTCGCCAGGCAATGCAGGACGTGATTGCGTTCCGCCGTGATCCTCGGAATCAGTTTGTTTCCGACTACATCAGTAATGCGTCGGTGGAAAAGAACCAGATCATCAACATCGAGACTCTGTACCAGGGCGAGCCTGGAGCCGAAGAGTCTTTATTCAAAGACGATGCCAATTAG
- a CDS encoding NAD(P)/FAD-dependent oxidoreductase — protein sequence MSTRTAIIIGAGPAGLTAAAELLDRSDIRPVVLEMSDAIGGLSRTVNYKGNRIDIGGHRFFSKSDRVMQWWLARMPIEHGAAGAATIAYQGKSRDVERPDAGPDPQTTDRVMLLRSRKSRIYFLRKFFDYPIQFSADTVAKLGVLRMVKIGTSYVKATLFANKQPKSLEEFFISRFGRELYLTFFKSYTEKVWGESCSKISAEWGAQRIKGLSITRAMTHFLKGLLRGKDQDVLQKGTETSLIEQFLYPKFGPGQMWETVADDIVRRGGEIIAHKKVTHVHIVEDRVVAVSAVDLQTGQVSRYAGEFFFSTMPVQELIEALPAGVPGNVREVGSGLIYRDFITVGLLVNKLAVSERFRDGTRPITDNWIYIQEPDVQLGRLQIFNNWSPYMVADPSKIWMGLEYFCYESDALWQMSDAEIVALASEELSRIGIIDRADVVDSTVIRMPKTYPAYFGTYERFDEIRQYLDRFANLFLVGRNGMHKYNNQDHSMLTAIMAVDNILAGRTDKANIWDVNTEQDYHEAKE from the coding sequence GTGAGCACCAGAACCGCGATTATTATCGGCGCAGGGCCCGCCGGCCTGACTGCCGCCGCCGAGTTGCTGGACCGATCGGACATCCGCCCCGTCGTTCTGGAGATGAGCGACGCGATCGGCGGACTATCGCGCACGGTAAACTACAAAGGAAACCGCATCGATATCGGCGGCCACCGATTTTTTTCCAAGTCCGACCGCGTCATGCAGTGGTGGTTGGCGAGGATGCCGATCGAACACGGCGCCGCCGGTGCGGCGACGATCGCCTACCAGGGCAAATCGCGCGACGTTGAGCGGCCTGACGCGGGGCCCGATCCACAGACGACCGATCGCGTGATGCTGCTGCGCTCGCGGAAAAGCCGCATCTATTTCCTGCGGAAGTTTTTCGACTATCCAATCCAGTTTAGCGCCGACACGGTTGCTAAGCTCGGCGTGCTGCGGATGGTCAAGATCGGCACGAGCTACGTCAAGGCCACGCTATTCGCCAACAAGCAGCCTAAGAGCCTCGAAGAATTCTTCATTAGCCGCTTCGGCCGCGAGTTGTATCTCACTTTCTTCAAGTCCTACACAGAAAAAGTGTGGGGTGAAAGCTGCTCGAAGATTAGCGCCGAATGGGGCGCGCAGCGCATCAAGGGGCTGTCGATCACCCGAGCCATGACGCATTTTCTAAAGGGGCTGCTGCGTGGCAAAGATCAGGATGTGTTGCAAAAGGGGACCGAGACCTCGCTGATCGAGCAGTTTCTCTATCCCAAATTCGGCCCGGGCCAGATGTGGGAAACAGTGGCCGACGACATTGTGCGTCGCGGAGGCGAAATCATCGCCCACAAGAAAGTCACGCATGTCCATATCGTCGAAGACCGGGTCGTGGCCGTGAGCGCGGTCGACTTGCAAACGGGCCAGGTGTCGCGTTACGCGGGTGAATTCTTTTTCTCCACCATGCCGGTTCAGGAATTGATCGAGGCGTTGCCGGCGGGCGTGCCTGGGAATGTGCGCGAAGTCGGCAGCGGGCTGATTTATCGCGATTTCATCACCGTCGGGCTGCTCGTGAATAAGCTGGCCGTGTCCGAGCGCTTTCGCGACGGCACCCGACCGATCACGGACAACTGGATCTATATCCAGGAGCCGGACGTGCAGTTGGGCCGATTGCAGATTTTCAACAATTGGAGTCCGTACATGGTGGCCGACCCGTCCAAGATCTGGATGGGACTGGAATATTTCTGTTATGAGTCCGACGCGCTCTGGCAGATGTCGGACGCCGAGATCGTGGCGCTGGCGAGCGAAGAGTTGTCGCGAATCGGGATTATTGATCGCGCGGATGTCGTCGATTCGACCGTGATCCGCATGCCCAAAACTTATCCGGCCTATTTCGGCACGTACGAACGCTTCGACGAGATACGGCAGTACCTTGACCGTTTTGCGAACCTGTTTCTCGTCGGGCGCAACGGCATGCATAAGTACAATAATCAAGACCACTCGATGCTGACCGCCATCATGGCGGTAGACAACATCCTGGCCGGCCGGACCGACAAGGCGAACATCTGGGACGTCAACACCGAGCAAGACTATCACGAGGCGAAGGAATAG
- a CDS encoding tetratricopeptide repeat protein, whose translation MAVGGDESAQLSVDTATTAALAPFLRLPPAAAAALATLVLAVGVWAVYGKTLRQPFVFDDRGSVLDNTSITRLRPLWGDTNGPGPLTPRNPITGGRPLVNLSLAVNYRLGGLNPAGYHAFNVIVHLLSAILLWAVVSRTLRLTFFGAKFASVADPLALLVALVWALHPLQTECVAYVTQRTELMMGLFFLATLYASLRYWSATSSGGRATWLTVATLACLLGMCCKEVMVTAPALVLLFERTFVAGSFRRAGRESWPLYVGLLLGWGLLLTLNIDGPRSGTAGFGHGVPAFAWWFTEAKVLLMYLKLTFWPWPLVIHYEMPRLNTLAEAWPWVLPVALLGIATVVCVARRTAVGFLGAWLFVILSPTLVVPMTDEVAAERRMYLPLAAIAALVVVGGYTAAQRANQLRGSDGDRAAAAWWPLGLTFGATLLAVAILALLSARRVAVYDSPLTLWQDALLHQADDPIIHANLGAALNNADRPQEAIPHFQEAIRLKPGDDNLHYKLGLALVRADRLPEAIQQFEEALRIVPGSATYHHVLGSALVNAGRPEEGIAHFREVLRIDPRSAETHQYLAAALLNANQPQEAITHFEQALQIGPDSATLQRQLAFALAKSGQAQAAARRYEQSLRLAADTPSERYFLAKTLAAAGQLQAAIAEYTAALRLAPDAAPLHYDLALALLQADRQLDAIEHFTRVERLRPDDVDVRMQLATTFAGLGRTSDAITAAENALKLARSQGKQADAEKVETLLAKLRQPEPNP comes from the coding sequence ATGGCGGTTGGCGGCGACGAATCTGCGCAGTTGTCGGTTGATACCGCAACAACAGCGGCATTGGCCCCTTTTTTGCGCCTGCCGCCCGCGGCCGCCGCAGCCTTGGCGACGCTGGTCTTGGCCGTCGGCGTGTGGGCGGTCTACGGCAAGACGCTCCGCCAGCCGTTTGTCTTCGACGACCGAGGCTCGGTCCTCGATAATACTTCGATCACGAGGCTCCGTCCGCTGTGGGGAGACACAAACGGCCCTGGCCCGTTGACTCCGCGTAACCCGATCACGGGCGGACGGCCACTGGTGAATCTCTCGTTGGCAGTCAATTACCGACTGGGCGGCCTCAACCCGGCCGGCTACCACGCCTTTAACGTCATCGTACATTTGCTTTCGGCAATTCTGCTGTGGGCAGTCGTCAGCCGCACGCTACGGCTGACTTTTTTCGGCGCGAAGTTCGCATCAGTCGCCGATCCCTTGGCGCTGTTGGTCGCGCTTGTCTGGGCGCTGCACCCACTGCAAACGGAATGCGTTGCCTACGTCACGCAACGCACCGAGTTGATGATGGGATTGTTCTTCCTGGCGACACTCTACGCCAGCCTGCGCTATTGGAGCGCCACCTCGTCGGGCGGACGTGCGACATGGCTAACCGTGGCAACGCTAGCGTGCCTGTTAGGTATGTGTTGCAAGGAAGTCATGGTCACCGCACCTGCCCTGGTACTGCTCTTCGAGCGCACGTTCGTCGCAGGATCCTTCCGCCGCGCCGGCCGAGAATCGTGGCCGTTGTACGTTGGCCTGCTGCTGGGCTGGGGATTGCTGCTGACACTGAATATCGACGGACCGAGGTCGGGCACCGCGGGATTTGGCCACGGGGTACCCGCCTTTGCCTGGTGGTTCACCGAGGCCAAGGTGCTGCTGATGTATCTAAAGCTGACGTTCTGGCCCTGGCCGCTGGTGATCCATTACGAGATGCCGCGTCTGAACACGCTTGCTGAAGCCTGGCCCTGGGTGTTGCCCGTAGCGCTCTTGGGAATCGCCACCGTTGTATGCGTGGCACGGCGAACGGCTGTGGGATTTCTGGGAGCCTGGCTGTTCGTGATCCTCTCGCCGACGCTGGTCGTCCCCATGACGGACGAGGTTGCGGCCGAACGGAGAATGTACCTGCCGTTGGCGGCGATCGCGGCCTTGGTCGTGGTCGGCGGATACACGGCGGCGCAACGAGCTAACCAGCTCCGCGGGTCCGACGGCGATCGCGCAGCAGCCGCCTGGTGGCCGCTGGGACTTACCTTCGGCGCAACATTGCTAGCCGTCGCGATCCTCGCACTGCTGTCCGCGCGGCGCGTGGCCGTCTATGACTCGCCCCTTACCTTGTGGCAGGACGCGCTGCTGCACCAGGCCGATGATCCGATTATCCATGCCAATTTGGGTGCCGCCCTGAACAATGCTGACCGCCCCCAAGAGGCGATCCCGCATTTTCAGGAAGCGATACGATTGAAGCCTGGCGACGATAACTTGCACTACAAGCTGGGCCTCGCTCTGGTTCGCGCCGACCGATTGCCGGAGGCGATTCAGCAGTTCGAAGAAGCCCTGCGGATTGTGCCTGGCTCGGCGACCTATCATCACGTGCTGGGTTCCGCATTGGTAAACGCCGGTCGTCCGGAAGAAGGAATTGCGCATTTCCGAGAAGTCTTGCGCATCGATCCGCGCTCGGCCGAGACGCATCAGTATCTGGCCGCGGCATTGCTGAACGCCAATCAACCGCAGGAGGCTATTACCCACTTCGAGCAAGCCCTGCAAATCGGGCCTGATTCTGCAACGTTGCAACGCCAACTGGCGTTTGCGCTGGCCAAGTCGGGCCAGGCCCAGGCCGCGGCCCGTCGCTACGAGCAGTCGCTGCGGTTGGCCGCTGACACGCCTTCGGAGCGTTACTTTCTGGCAAAGACTTTGGCGGCCGCCGGTCAATTGCAAGCGGCAATCGCCGAATACACGGCCGCCTTGCGACTGGCACCTGACGCGGCGCCGCTCCATTATGATTTGGCCTTGGCTTTGCTCCAAGCCGACCGGCAACTCGACGCGATCGAACACTTCACTCGCGTCGAACGCCTGCGACCAGACGACGTAGATGTACGCATGCAACTCGCCACGACATTTGCCGGCTTGGGCCGAACGTCGGATGCGATCACCGCGGCGGAAAACGCACTGAAACTGGCGCGCTCTCAGGGGAAGCAGGCCGACGCTGAAAAGGTCGAAACCTTGTTGGCTAAACTTCGCCAACCGGAGCCGAATCCATGA
- a CDS encoding GNAT family N-acetyltransferase: MSQPSIRDALAGDLPAISAIYNYYVLHSTCTYQLEPESLADRQAWFDVHSPDKYPVIVAETNGQVVGWGSLSKFHARAGYAPTVEASVYIAHDFHRRGVGRTILQALVDRARSAQFHTVIGGASADQSASLALQERLGFVRVGHLKEVGDKFGKRLDVVYMQLML; encoded by the coding sequence ATGAGTCAGCCATCGATCCGCGACGCTCTGGCGGGCGATCTTCCTGCGATCAGCGCGATTTACAACTATTACGTGCTGCATTCGACGTGTACGTATCAGCTCGAGCCCGAGTCGCTGGCTGATCGTCAAGCTTGGTTCGATGTGCATTCGCCGGACAAGTATCCTGTCATCGTCGCCGAAACGAACGGCCAGGTCGTTGGCTGGGGTTCGCTCTCAAAGTTTCACGCGCGTGCGGGCTACGCCCCCACCGTAGAGGCATCCGTGTATATCGCTCACGACTTTCATCGCCGCGGCGTGGGACGGACGATTTTACAAGCGCTTGTTGATCGGGCGAGGTCCGCGCAATTCCACACCGTTATTGGCGGGGCGAGTGCCGATCAATCGGCCAGTCTCGCGCTGCAAGAACGCCTTGGGTTTGTTCGCGTCGGCCATTTGAAAGAAGTGGGCGACAAGTTCGGCAAGCGGCTGGACGTCGTCTACATGCAACTCATGTTGTAG